A window of Komagataella phaffii GS115 chromosome 1, complete sequence contains these coding sequences:
- a CDS encoding Arginine methyltransferase, with translation MSELHEVCRFVDRPINHDYVFKLKNYLKEGIPATYTLEEAYHVENDIEDKELSSTTTPLHIIASHIPQDATEDEEAIILEMLNELLLWGAGWSLIDKDDQTPGCILDKRGFHGSEYWNTIVNAGVRAEILLRKVEDNIEFIEDESVNINEETIGEEADNGQSVNTKADDDEDNAIQEIRQQLRDDPSNTTSTYLKTKLEYKDGALVTKERGDGVMMSWEETLMQAGCDSMFKNQQPDNDHCVLNIGFGMGIIDAMIQKKKPRKHYICEAHPDVLAKMKEEGWMNKENVVVLSGKWQDQVSELLSKGVFFDGIYYDTYSEHYEDMLDLFDLVVGLLKPEGVFSFFNGLGADRRVVYDVYRKLVELDLNNYGLKVSFKELVPPKETLNKPTDTGDSVWDDIRRAYWSCPVYYHPEAEFM, from the coding sequence ATGAGTGAGCTACACGAGGTCTGTCGTTTTGTAGATAGGCCCATAAATCATGACTATGTATTCAAGTTAAAGAACTACTTGAAAGAAGGAATTCCGGCTACATACACTCTTGAGGAAGCCTACCATGTTGAGaatgacattgaagataaagaaCTTAGTTCCACCACAACACCTCTACACATAATAGCATCTCACATTCCTCAAGATGCCAcggaagatgaagaagcCATTATTTTAGAAATGTTAAACGAGCTCTTACTTTGGGGAGCCGGTTGGTCCCTGATTGATAAGGATGATCAAACTCCAGGTTGTATCCTTGATAAGAGAGGCTTTCATGGATCGGAATACTGGAACACCATTGTAAATGCTGGAGTAAGAGCAGAAATACTACTGCGAAAGGTCGAAGATAATATAGAGtttattgaagatgaaagtgTGAACATCAATGAGGAGACTATAGGGGAGGAAGCAGATAATGGGCAATCCGTAAACACAAAAGCAGATGACGATGAGGATAATGCTATTCAAGAGATAAGGCAGCAGCTACGAGATGATCCTTCGAATACAACGTCCACCTATTTGAAGACTAAGCTTGAGTACAAGGATGGAGCACTTGTGACTAAAGAACGCGGAGATGGTGTGATGATGTCATGGGAAGAAACCTTGATGCAGGCAGGTTGTGACAGCATGTTTAAAAACCAACAACCAGACAACGACCACTGCGTCTTGAATATTGGCTTTGGCATGGGAATTATTGATGcaatgattcaaaagaaaaagccGAGAAAACACTACATATGTGAGGCACATCCGGATGTCTTAGccaaaatgaaagaagaaggatgGATGAACAAGGAAAATGTCGTGGTTTTGAGCGGAAAATGGCAAGACCAAGTATCCGAGTTATTATCAAAAGGAGTTTTTTTTGACGGAATCTACTACGATACATATAGTGAGCATTATGAAGATATGCTAGATCTCTTCGATTTAGTAGTTGGGCTGCTCAAGCCTGAAGGTGtgttttcatttttcaatgggCTTGGCGCTGACAGACGAGTTGTTTATGATGTTTACAGAAAATTAGTGGAACTTGACCTAAACAATTACGGCTTAAAGGTTTCGTTCAAGGAGTTAGTCCCCCCCAAGGAAACCTTGAATAAACCTACTGACACAGGTGACTCAGTGTGGGATGATATTCGCAGAGCTTATTGGTCTTGTCCCGTATACTATCATCCTGAAGCAGAGTTCATGTAG